From one Chitinivorax sp. B genomic stretch:
- a CDS encoding DNA internalization-related competence protein ComEC/Rec2 — protein sequence MPSPHFVTSPNYWHFWLLVTGGLTGIVLLQQQAVLPSRWAIMALPPLLLLIMQVSRRLPGLAWLLSSVLLGFCWAAALAHWRMADHLPADWEGKAIEMQVTVVALPDTTQGGLRLQVRTDQVLTQGAIVPARLQLSVYGDETELPRFEPGQRWQVGVKLRRPHGNANPHGFDFEAWLLEQHIRATGSIRHYQQLPDGTNSPMIWIHQLRQALRTRMQTTLGPRPYAGVLVALVMGDQRSIPQPQWEIFNRTGVTHLVSISGLHITLIAGLVGGLVGKLWRHSPLSRSWPARKAAIAAGVIAALFYALLGGFSVPTQRTLWMLVVAAIMLWRGRSYPISVIWLLALSICLLLDPWAVLAPGFWLSFGAVGFIVWVSANRLARPHWLKEWTRVQWAVTLGLAPALLGYFAQLPLLSPIANAFAIPLVSMVITPLALLGSLITPLLPLAHWVLTPCMQALTELAQLPGSMWNQAIPPLWAICLALPGLAWCLLPRGWPNRWQGSLLMLPLLTQIPIRPAAESFRIMFIDVGQGLAVWVQTAKHDLLYDTGPRFQTRFFNKQGAQPAPIKSDSVVIPDAGNRVIVPLLRAAGISQLHGMVLSHDDLDHTGGADSVMQAYPPGWLLGSLPDGHTLAHQAKRFIPCQQGLQWQWDAVSFMVLAPDPATAADITIKDNEKSCVLRIAGPFGSVLLTGDLERQGEMSLVTSGLPLQSTILAAPHHGSNTSSTADFIAAVAPRYAIISAGYQNRFGHPTAKVLSRYREAHSIIARNDLDGAISLEIGPAGIKLMRYRQTRQRYWDETNQP from the coding sequence ATGCCTTCTCCTCACTTTGTCACCTCCCCAAACTATTGGCATTTCTGGTTGCTGGTCACAGGCGGGCTGACTGGCATTGTCCTGTTGCAACAGCAAGCCGTACTACCAAGCCGCTGGGCCATCATGGCACTACCACCTTTGCTGTTGCTGATTATGCAGGTATCCCGTCGATTACCCGGGCTGGCTTGGTTACTGAGCAGCGTGTTGCTGGGGTTTTGTTGGGCAGCCGCGCTGGCACATTGGCGCATGGCTGATCACTTGCCCGCCGATTGGGAAGGCAAGGCAATTGAAATGCAAGTGACAGTAGTGGCACTGCCAGATACCACGCAAGGTGGATTGAGACTACAAGTGCGTACCGATCAGGTTCTGACTCAGGGTGCGATTGTTCCAGCCCGGCTGCAGCTATCGGTTTATGGTGACGAAACCGAGCTCCCCAGATTCGAGCCCGGGCAACGCTGGCAGGTTGGCGTCAAGCTACGGCGTCCTCATGGCAACGCCAATCCGCATGGTTTTGACTTTGAAGCCTGGCTGCTGGAACAACATATTCGTGCCACCGGTAGCATACGCCACTACCAACAGTTACCAGACGGCACCAATTCACCAATGATCTGGATTCATCAACTGCGACAGGCACTGCGGACCCGTATGCAAACTACATTAGGCCCCCGCCCTTACGCCGGGGTCTTGGTGGCCTTGGTCATGGGTGATCAACGCAGCATTCCGCAACCGCAATGGGAAATCTTCAATCGAACCGGTGTCACACATCTGGTCTCCATCTCCGGTCTGCATATCACCTTGATTGCCGGTCTGGTTGGTGGACTGGTCGGCAAGCTGTGGCGACACTCTCCATTATCACGCAGTTGGCCTGCCCGTAAGGCTGCCATAGCGGCTGGCGTGATCGCTGCATTGTTTTATGCGTTGCTGGGCGGGTTTTCTGTACCAACCCAACGCACGCTATGGATGCTGGTGGTCGCTGCCATCATGTTGTGGCGTGGTCGATCCTATCCGATCAGTGTGATCTGGCTGCTAGCCCTCTCGATCTGCCTGCTGCTAGACCCTTGGGCAGTACTGGCCCCAGGATTTTGGCTTTCATTCGGCGCAGTAGGCTTCATTGTGTGGGTATCGGCCAATCGATTAGCCAGACCACATTGGCTGAAAGAATGGACTCGCGTTCAATGGGCCGTGACCTTGGGGCTGGCCCCGGCATTACTGGGTTATTTTGCACAGCTACCTTTGCTCTCCCCGATTGCCAATGCCTTTGCGATCCCCCTAGTCAGTATGGTCATTACCCCTTTGGCCCTCCTAGGTAGCCTGATCACGCCATTGCTACCCCTCGCACATTGGGTGCTGACGCCGTGCATGCAAGCACTGACAGAGCTCGCACAATTACCAGGCAGCATGTGGAACCAAGCCATTCCGCCACTTTGGGCCATTTGCCTGGCGCTACCCGGCTTGGCTTGGTGCCTGTTACCACGTGGCTGGCCAAATCGCTGGCAGGGTAGCTTGCTGATGCTGCCCCTACTGACGCAAATACCGATCAGGCCGGCAGCCGAAAGCTTTCGAATCATGTTCATCGATGTAGGGCAAGGCCTGGCGGTATGGGTACAAACTGCCAAACATGATTTACTTTACGATACGGGCCCACGCTTTCAAACACGTTTTTTCAACAAGCAAGGGGCGCAACCTGCACCGATCAAGTCAGATAGCGTCGTGATTCCAGATGCAGGTAATCGGGTGATCGTACCGCTGCTTCGGGCAGCTGGTATATCGCAACTTCATGGCATGGTACTCAGTCATGATGATCTGGATCACACCGGCGGGGCCGACTCCGTCATGCAAGCTTACCCACCCGGATGGCTATTGGGCAGCCTACCGGACGGCCATACCCTGGCTCATCAAGCCAAACGCTTCATTCCCTGCCAGCAAGGCTTGCAATGGCAATGGGATGCCGTTTCCTTCATGGTATTGGCCCCGGACCCAGCCACCGCGGCGGACATCACCATCAAAGACAATGAGAAAAGTTGCGTCCTACGTATTGCCGGGCCATTTGGCAGCGTTTTGCTGACCGGAGACTTGGAACGACAAGGGGAAATGAGTCTGGTTACATCCGGCCTGCCATTACAGTCCACCATCCTCGCGGCACCACATCATGGCAGCAATACCTCATCAACAGCCGATTTCATTGCTGCGGTAGCGCCACGCTATGCCATCATCAGTGCTGGCTATCAGAACCGCTTTGGTCACCCGACGGCAAAAGTGCTGTCCCGCTATCGCGAAGCCCATAGCATTATTGCCCGGAACGATCTGGATGGCGCAATTTCACTGGAAATCGGACCTGCCGGCATCAAACTCATGCGATACCGGCAGACTCGACAACGTTATTGGGACGAGACCAACCAACCTTGA
- a CDS encoding cation diffusion facilitator family transporter, translating into MLLTPPQRMALLSILAALITLALKFTAYLATGSVSLYSDAMESFVNLAAAVVALIVLTVVAIPADEGHPYGHDKAEYFSSGVEGGLILLAAVTIIYEAIRRLWHPTPVTDLGTGLVISVLASGVNGVVAWLLLRAARRHDSITLEADAKHLLTDVWTSIGVVAGLAILLFAPPSWLILDPIIAILVALNIILTGVDLLRRSMNGLMDATLPADELSQIRALLEAAMPVESSYTDLKTRKAGARRFIDFKLRVPGNVPVSVAHGWCDQLENELAKALSNVVVTIHVEPK; encoded by the coding sequence ATGCTCTTGACCCCACCACAGCGGATGGCGCTGTTATCGATCCTGGCCGCATTGATCACCTTGGCACTGAAATTCACGGCTTATCTCGCTACTGGGTCCGTCAGTTTGTATTCAGATGCCATGGAATCCTTTGTGAATCTGGCTGCGGCGGTCGTGGCACTGATCGTGTTGACTGTGGTGGCTATCCCTGCGGATGAGGGACATCCCTATGGGCATGACAAGGCAGAATATTTCTCCAGTGGGGTTGAGGGGGGACTGATACTGTTGGCTGCGGTAACCATTATCTATGAAGCGATCCGACGGCTATGGCATCCGACGCCGGTAACCGATCTGGGGACGGGGCTGGTTATTTCGGTGTTGGCGTCGGGTGTGAATGGTGTAGTGGCTTGGCTGCTGCTACGGGCCGCGCGTCGCCATGACAGCATTACGCTGGAAGCCGATGCCAAGCATTTGTTGACCGATGTCTGGACATCGATTGGTGTGGTGGCTGGGCTGGCGATTTTGCTGTTTGCACCACCCAGTTGGTTGATTCTGGACCCGATCATCGCCATTTTGGTGGCTTTGAACATCATTCTGACCGGGGTGGATTTATTGCGTCGCTCAATGAATGGTTTGATGGATGCGACGTTGCCTGCTGACGAACTGTCGCAGATACGTGCTTTACTGGAGGCTGCCATGCCTGTCGAATCCAGCTATACAGACCTAAAGACCCGCAAGGCCGGTGCTCGCCGTTTTATCGATTTCAAGTTACGGGTACCGGGCAATGTCCCGGTGAGTGTCGCGCATGGCTGGTGCGACCAATTAGAGAACGAGCTGGCAAAGGCCCTGTCCAATGTGGTCGTCACCATTCATGTCGAACCCAAGTAG
- the rph gene encoding ribonuclease PH, which translates to MRPSNREPHQLRPVRITRHYTKHAEGSVLVEFGDTKVICTVSVEESVPPFLRDKNQGWMTAEYGMLPRSTNSRMKREASSGKQTGRTQEIQRLIGRALRAVVDLEKLGARTLQIDCDVIQADGGTRTASITGAFVAAQDAINKLIAAGKLTQSPIRDHVAAVSVGIYQGKPVLDLDYIEDSDCETDMNVVMTGDGRFVEVQGTAEGEPFNRDEMNAMLALADNGIRELIALQQAALAS; encoded by the coding sequence ATGCGCCCCAGCAACCGTGAACCCCATCAACTCCGCCCAGTCCGTATCACTCGTCATTACACAAAACATGCCGAAGGTTCGGTACTGGTTGAATTTGGCGACACCAAGGTCATCTGCACAGTCAGCGTGGAAGAAAGCGTCCCGCCATTTTTGCGTGACAAGAATCAGGGCTGGATGACCGCCGAATACGGCATGCTACCCCGCTCCACCAATAGCCGCATGAAGCGCGAGGCCAGCAGCGGCAAGCAGACTGGCCGTACTCAGGAAATTCAACGCTTGATTGGGCGTGCCTTGCGAGCGGTCGTGGATCTGGAGAAGCTCGGGGCACGGACTTTGCAGATCGACTGCGATGTCATCCAGGCTGATGGCGGTACCCGTACTGCCAGTATTACTGGTGCCTTTGTCGCCGCACAGGATGCCATCAACAAGCTGATCGCGGCAGGCAAGCTGACGCAATCACCGATTCGAGATCACGTGGCTGCAGTCTCAGTCGGCATTTACCAAGGTAAACCTGTGCTGGATCTGGATTACATCGAAGATTCCGATTGTGAAACCGATATGAATGTAGTGATGACCGGTGATGGCCGTTTTGTCGAGGTACAAGGCACAGCTGAGGGCGAACCATTCAACCGGGATGAAATGAACGCCATGCTGGCACTGGCCGATAATGGTATTCGCGAACTGATTGCCTTGCAGCAAGCAGCGTTGGCCAGCTGA
- a CDS encoding protein phosphatase 2C domain-containing protein: protein MKFSIYQESRRGARKYNQDRIGYSYSRDALLLVVADGMGGHLHGEVASQITIELLAELFQKRARPVVPAPLAFLQEALTKAHDAILNYSTNHNLLETPRTTCIACLVQDSTAYWAHAGDSRLYHFRDGKILSHTRDHSKVQQMVENGLLTEAEAMRHPERNKIYSCLGGMIPPEIEFGGKVPLNEGDSLVLCTDGFWGPLPADEMCAFFGNYPVLYALPQLMDRAEMRGGKHGDNLSVLGITWLEEDTVADTKNAVHTKTLPLDGFTTRVKELDADRTLKDDKGVSEMDIEAAIEEIKATIAKYSK from the coding sequence ATGAAGTTCTCGATCTATCAGGAAAGCCGGCGCGGCGCGCGCAAGTATAACCAGGATCGCATCGGCTATTCTTATAGTCGGGATGCGTTGTTATTGGTTGTCGCAGACGGGATGGGGGGCCACTTGCATGGTGAGGTGGCATCGCAGATCACCATCGAACTCCTGGCCGAATTGTTTCAGAAAAGGGCACGGCCGGTGGTACCGGCCCCATTGGCCTTTTTGCAGGAAGCGCTGACCAAGGCCCATGACGCCATCCTGAATTACTCGACCAACCACAATCTGCTGGAAACACCTCGTACCACCTGTATTGCCTGCTTGGTACAAGACAGTACCGCCTATTGGGCACATGCCGGTGACTCCAGGTTGTATCACTTCCGGGATGGCAAAATCCTGAGCCATACCCGTGATCATTCCAAGGTTCAGCAGATGGTGGAAAACGGCCTGCTGACAGAGGCCGAAGCCATGCGTCATCCCGAACGCAACAAGATCTACAGCTGTCTTGGCGGCATGATCCCACCGGAAATAGAGTTTGGCGGCAAAGTACCATTGAATGAAGGTGACTCGCTTGTCCTGTGTACCGATGGCTTCTGGGGCCCTTTGCCAGCAGATGAAATGTGTGCATTTTTCGGCAATTATCCCGTTTTGTATGCACTGCCACAATTGATGGATCGCGCCGAAATGCGAGGTGGCAAACATGGCGACAACCTGTCGGTACTTGGCATTACCTGGCTTGAAGAAGACACCGTCGCCGACACCAAGAATGCCGTTCATACCAAGACCTTGCCACTGGATGGATTCACCACTCGCGTGAAGGAACTGGATGCCGACCGAACCCTGAAGGATGACAAGGGTGTGTCGGAAATGGACATTGAAGCTGCAATTGAAGAGATCAAGGCAACAATCGCCAAGTATTCCAAGTAA